The genomic stretch ATTTCCTTGCCACGCATCTTAATATCTCACCATTACCCTTCCATGTCATATTTCATCATTTCGTCCATTAATTTATTCATTAGTATTTTAATTGAGTTGTCATCTTTTTTATAAAATTTTGTACTAAAACATTTCTTTTTGTTAACTTATACACTGGAATTTATGTGTAAACCTTATCTCACGCATCTTTATACTGTCAATACTTTTTTTTACTAATTTCTTGACATAAAACTTAATTTTTCAATATAAAATTCTTCTTTCTCCAAATATCTTGAAATTTCTTCAATTTTCTCTCTCTTTCATAATTAAACATAAGCAAACCTAGGTGGTTACTAAGTAAACCTCTCTCAATATACTTTTGATTTTCTCAAAATATCTCGCGATTTCTTTAAATTTCGCTATCGAAACAAATAATTTTGTTCTTGATACTGTTATTATTGATTTATTCTACCATATCCAGTTCTCATAATATGATTATCAAATCAATCAAAACACATATCTCAATTGGTACATTAAATTATTAGTATCAATCTTTTGTTTATTTTTTCTCAATTCTCTTTCAATTTCAACTCAATAGCATCCTTTTCAGCACCATATCCGCTCCGATAATATATTAGTCCCTTATCTTTTTCCCACGTAAATGATTCATAATATCCTGTTTCTATTTGATTATTGAAAGAGTGATATTCACGCTTATCTCCATTTACCACTATGTAATGATGAAATCCAAGCCTGTCTCTGCTTAACGGGTCTTTTAGTTCTTTCTCTTGGCACACAATTACACTATCACTTGGCAATTCATCTTTTGTTTTTAACTTACTTAGATTTTCTTTAGTTGGAACTATCTTATATATTTTATCTTTCTGCACGTAAAAATAACCTAAACTCAAACGCTCAAGTGGAATACCCTCAATAGGTTCAAGTTTCAATTCGTATAACTCACCGTACTTCAAACTAGCCTTTTTAACAATATTCAATTTTACATTTTTTTCAATAAGATCATCGAACAAAAACTTCCCTTTATACTCTATCCTTTGAATACTTTCATTGAAGAAAAACGGATTTTTTATTTTTTCTGTATTGTAAGTAACCTTGCACCCAGAAAAAAACACAATTCCAATTGTTAATATTATTATTAGAAATTTTTTTATAAAAATCTACCTTCCTCTCAATATACCTTTGATTTTCCCAAAATATATCATGATTTCCTTAAATTTTTCTATCTAAACAAACTATTTTTTTGATATTATTATTGCATTATTCTACCACACCAAACTTAAAATTGACCTCCCTCTCTCTCAAACATTAACAACCATCCTTGGTATAGGCGACCTTCTTGCAACTGTTATCTGCAATAAAATTTGTAATATCAAGCACTTCAAAAACAAAGCTGCTTTGGCTAAATATTCTGGCCTCGTTTGGACTCAATATCAATATGACAATTTCAATGCCCAAGATGCAGCATTAGCTAAGTGTGGTAACCAATATTCTCAGAATACTATCTTGTTGAGGCTGCTAACTGTGTGATGTAGCACACAGTACGTTACAAAGCTTTCTACAACAAGAAGTTCTCAGAGGTGGACCTGTCATCAGCATAAACGTGCCCTCGTCCTCACCGCAAGACGATTAATTCCTCTGATCTTTGCCATGCTCTAGCCTTGGTCAAATATATCAAGAAAGAGGTGATGTTTACAATACTTAGTTAGTCCCAATTTTTTAATTTAATAATCTTTCCCAAACAAGCTGCCAGTTAAATTTTTCCATGCTGAGCGGCTCGATATTCTATTGCCTTTTTTGCCCTAATTATCTAAAAAAATTTTTTAAAAAACCCCCTTGACATTATACCGTTTGTCTCTTGGATATTTTTGTTTATATTCTGATTCTTACCAAGAAGGAGGTCCTTATACTTTACACAAAATTATTTATAGTCTCCAAAAAATTATTTATTATCACCATATATATTATTATCATACAACAAACTATCTCTTAGTATAAATTCGTTAATAGTATGAATTAACAAATAGACATTACCCTTCCTTACTATTCCTGTAAACCAGATGTTATATGTGGGGTCTCCTAACATAGCTCCATATTGATTCGAAAACATAATCAAAGGCTCAGCATTTATTATCGCTTTTTTCAAATTGGCATCAAATATCTTATCAAAATTGTTGATAAACTCTTTTTCATTTCTTATCTTTCTCTTTTTACCGTCTATTTTGACCTCAATTGGATATGCTATCAGTTTTGCAAGTGCTTTCTTGTCGTTTTTTATCAAATATTCTTGAATGTTAGTAGCAAATTTCAGTACTTCATCATCCGGAAAACCAACAAAGCTGAATTTTTCACCATAAGGCATAGGTGATACGCCAGCAAATATACCCCTTCCCAGTTTAAAAGGCATTTTAATTTTGCCATCACTCCAAGTACCCTCAATTGTATCTACTGGTCTTATTAGCCGACCATCACTCTTTTTAATCACTTTATCTTTTATAATGCCATTGAATGTTCCAACTACTTTACCTTTTGAATCAAGCTCATTTAACTTTATTTTATCACCTTTTATTACTCCTTCTACCTTTATATACTTTCTTACACCTTTGTAATTATATAAACCTTTAACCTTCGGATTGTCAATATATATACTCATCACTATATCCTTTTTCCCTTTTTTACCAATGTAATCATAATAACCTTTTTCAATTTCAGCATCCTCAATTTTAGCGCTACTTAATACAATTAGAGCAGGCGAAATTAAAAACATGATTAAAAATGCTGCAATAACATTTTTAAAAAACTTCATAAAATTACACCTCTCTAATTTAGCTTATCTCTGCTTAAAACATAAAAATAAAATTTACTCAAAAAGAAGTTTCTATTCATTTCTTTTATAGCCCAAAAACTGATAATACTTTAGAGACTTATTTCCTTTTTTATTTTTCTCCAAGCATCAACGCCTATAACCTTATAATCTCCCTTCACAAACATCTCCCATTCATCATATCTGCGCCTTTGCAAACCTTCCCAAACTTCTCCCTGAACTTTTGTCCAAGAAAGAAAATCGTCTCTAAGCTTTCTTTCTAAATTAGAGTCAATACCGCTTTTAACAGCTTTAATTATATCATTTCGAGTTTCAGAACTTTTATTTTTTGTCCATGCCGAACCAACATTAAAAGTAAAGCTAACCAAAGCATCAAATTGATTTTGTGAAAGTTGAATTTTATTTTCTTCCATAAACTCATTGATTGCGTCGGCTGCAGCTTTGATATCATTTTTTAAAAACTCTTTTGCTTTTTCTTCAATTATTGCTTTCTTAGGTTTGTGAGTTTTAAGGTCAACATATTCTTCTAATTCTTTGCCTCTTAATACATGTCCGTATCCGATAGTCCAAACACCATCTTTGTCACTATAAGCAAATTTTGAATATTCTCCCTTGTATTCATATATTTTAATAAATTCAACTATGGCATCGCTTGGTTCTAATCTTTTTATTGCTGCATTCATATTGGAAGTTATTTTCTTCACTTCAGTTGGAGTTTTAGAACCTGACGGCTTTGGTGTTGAAGAAGCTCCTCCGCTTATCTTAGGCGTATAACATCCACCTGTCCTCACCGGCGATACACTTGCTGATATTCCACCTGAATAACCTCTATCACCCCATACAAAACTGTCTGAATACCCCGGTGTTATACTCGCACTGCTACTCTCTTTCCTGCTTGCCTCACTATTACCTTTTAAAGTTATTGAACCTCCACTTGCCACCTTCGGTGTATAATACCCATTCCAACTTATATCACTCCTGTATAACGTCACACAACCACTTGGCAAACTCCCACTCCCATTACCTAATATACTCCCTAATCCCCCACTATTCCTTGTTGCATTACTCCCACTAATACTCAAACTCATACTACCACTTCCTGCTATGCTCGTCCATCCACCTATCTTGTACCCAAAATAGGTATTCGGTGGAGTATACACTACCTTACCATAAAATTCATTCCCACTGCCTCCACCCTTACTGTACACAACTGCTATATCTTCATCAGTACCACTCTTCGCATTCTCTTGCCTCAAACTCCCACTCCCATTTACTGCTGTGCTCACACCAATCCCTACTAATAACCCCTTTTGCCTCTCATATTCTACTCCATTATATAACACACTATTCAGTACCATCAACTTTCCTCCTCTCATTCTCATTTGCTAATTTGATATTTCATTAAACAATTTCCTGTATTCTTTTGCCATCCTCTCTGCATTAAACATCCTTACCCTTTCGGCAAGTTTATCTACCTCTTTCTTCACTACATCTACAGAATCTCTTTGAAATCTTTTAACACATTCGGCCAGCTCCCCTCTCTCATATGGATCAAAAACATATCTGTACTCCTCTCCTACTATCTCATATATCCCTCCCCTACAACTACTAATCACTGGTGTACCTAATCTCCCTGCCTCTAAAACTACATACCCAAACGGTTCATATAACGATGGCACTATTAATGCATCTATTGCCTTTAAAAAATTCTCCTTCCTCTTCCCACTCACCCAACCTATAAATTCTACCTTATCCCATAATTTCGCTCCATCTATAAAACTTATTATCTCCCCCATATATGCTATGTCCTGATTATCACATGCTATCATCAACTTGCCTTCCACATCCCTAAACTCCTTCAAACACTCTAATAACCCCTTCCTGTAATCTAATCTCCCTAAAAAACCAAAAATCTTCCTCTCGCCCATTATATCTCTTTTAATTTCACCTGCCGTCATATCTATCCCATTGTATATAACCCTTGTCTTGCTATCATATCGGCGATACAATCTAATCAACTTTTCTCTTTCACAATTGGACACACACACTAATATATCTGCCTCCTCGCAAAGCCTTTCAAAACTCCTTTGTACCTCAATATGCCCCCCAAATGGATTGTCTAAAAAATATGGCTCAGGAGTTGGAACAGAATGTATTACATATACTATCTTTTTATCCCTAAATATCCCACTATCCATTATGTAATCTAACCCGTAAAAGTGAATTACTCCTATATCAAACTCAAATCTACTTAGCTTCCCTATCTCCCTATAATCAATAGCTAATATATCTCTATCTCCAGAATATCTTCTTATATCTATTTCATCCAATATGTCTCCATCATAAATATGTACAAACCCCTCATCTGCCTCGTGAAACTTATATAACTGTTCTATAAATGTAGCAATCCCACCTATAATATAACCACCTATCTCATTGGTAAAATGTAATACCTTATACTTGCCATTAAAACCTATTTTTAGCATTGCCCCTCTATCTCTCCTACTACAATATTATATCTCCTCAATAAATACTCCTCTTCCTTTGTCTTAATCTCAACTGCTCTCACAGGAATTTTAGATATGCCAGGCTCTTCAAACTTGGTTTCAAAATCTACAATAAAGTATATCTTACCCTCTGGACTCCTCAAAATCTCATTCGTAACCACTAACTTCTTGCCACCAATTTCTATTTCCTTGCCACACATCTTAATATCTCACCATTACCCTTCCATGTCATATTTCATCATTTCGTCCATCAATTTATTCATTAGTATTTTAATTGAGTTACCATCTTTTTTATAAAATTTTGTACTAAAACTTTTCTTTTTGTTAACCTATACACTGGAATTTATGTGTAAATCTTATCTCACGCATCTTTATACTGTCAACCTTTTTTTTAACTAATTTCTTGACATAAAACTTAATTTTTCAATATAAAATTTTTCTTTCTCCAAATATCTTGAAATTTCTTCAATTTTCTCTCGCTTTCATAATTAAACATAAGCAAACCTCGGTGGCTACCAAGTAAACCTTGTATTATTTCCCATGTCAAATATAGTAGCTCACAAGCAAGAATATTTTTTCTGTGCTTTATTTGAACATAATTTTACCGAAAATATTTCGGTAACATTCCCAAAACATATTTAAAAAGTAACTTCCAGCCATTGACTGTAAAATTATATTAAGGTATGATTACATAAAAAAGATTTTGCTGCGAAAGGAGAATACAGCTTGAGAAGGCTTCCCAAAAAGCAAGCTATATTTTTGCCAGATGAGTGGAACATAATAGAAGATGGATTTCATCCTGAA from Caldicellulosiruptor kronotskyensis 2002 encodes the following:
- a CDS encoding lysozyme, yielding MVLNSVLYNGVEYERQKGLLVGIGVSTAVNGSGSLRQENAKSGTDEDIAVVYSKGGGSGNEFYGKVVYTPPNTYFGYKIGGWTSIAGSGSMSLSISGSNATRNSGGLGSILGNGSGSLPSGCVTLYRSDISWNGYYTPKVASGGSITLKGNSEASRKESSSASITPGYSDSFVWGDRGYSGGISASVSPVRTGGCYTPKISGGASSTPKPSGSKTPTEVKKITSNMNAAIKRLEPSDAIVEFIKIYEYKGEYSKFAYSDKDGVWTIGYGHVLRGKELEEYVDLKTHKPKKAIIEEKAKEFLKNDIKAAADAINEFMEENKIQLSQNQFDALVSFTFNVGSAWTKNKSSETRNDIIKAVKSGIDSNLERKLRDDFLSWTKVQGEVWEGLQRRRYDEWEMFVKGDYKVIGVDAWRKIKKEISL
- a CDS encoding glycosyltransferase family 4 protein, with product MLKIGFNGKYKVLHFTNEIGGYIIGGIATFIEQLYKFHEADEGFVHIYDGDILDEIDIRRYSGDRDILAIDYREIGKLSRFEFDIGVIHFYGLDYIMDSGIFRDKKIVYVIHSVPTPEPYFLDNPFGGHIEVQRSFERLCEEADILVCVSNCEREKLIRLYRRYDSKTRVIYNGIDMTAGEIKRDIMGERKIFGFLGRLDYRKGLLECLKEFRDVEGKLMIACDNQDIAYMGEIISFIDGAKLWDKVEFIGWVSGKRKENFLKAIDALIVPSLYEPFGYVVLEAGRLGTPVISSCRGGIYEIVGEEYRYVFDPYERGELAECVKRFQRDSVDVVKKEVDKLAERVRMFNAERMAKEYRKLFNEISN